A part of Streptomyces sp. NBC_01235 genomic DNA contains:
- a CDS encoding ArsR/SmtB family transcription factor, with the protein MTGKERDRRITDLGTLKALAHPLRMKLYRGLTVARVATASQLAEQVDEAVSLVSYHLRKLAEHGLIEEAQPQSGDGRERWWQLASDGVSIRDEDFRDAPEKAAAHTAASRFFAEQRMDMYRRWLDERAHWGPEWNRAAESAEATVRLTADELAELNKEMLALLRKYDEQGRAADAAGDTEGRENVSVHTYAFPFRI; encoded by the coding sequence ATGACAGGCAAGGAGAGAGACCGCCGGATCACGGACCTGGGCACGCTCAAGGCGCTCGCCCACCCCCTGCGGATGAAGCTGTACCGGGGGCTGACGGTCGCCCGGGTCGCCACCGCCTCCCAGCTCGCCGAGCAGGTCGACGAGGCCGTCTCGCTGGTCAGCTACCACCTGCGCAAGCTCGCCGAGCACGGCCTGATCGAGGAGGCCCAGCCGCAGAGCGGGGACGGCCGCGAACGCTGGTGGCAGCTCGCCTCCGACGGAGTGAGCATCCGCGACGAGGACTTCCGCGACGCCCCGGAGAAGGCGGCCGCCCACACGGCGGCCAGCAGGTTCTTCGCCGAACAGCGCATGGACATGTACCGGCGCTGGCTGGACGAGCGGGCCCACTGGGGCCCCGAGTGGAACCGGGCCGCCGAGTCCGCCGAGGCCACGGTGCGCCTCACGGCGGACGAACTGGCCGAGCTCAACAAGGAGATGCTCGCGCTCCTGCGCAAGTACGACGAGCAGGGCCGGGCCGCCGACGCCGCAGGCGACACCGAAGGCCGCGAGAACGTCTCGGTGCACACGTACGCGTTCCCGTTCCGGATCTGA
- the hisF gene encoding imidazole glycerol phosphate synthase subunit HisF has product MTLAVRVIPCLDVDNGRVVKGVNFQNLRDAGDPVEMAKVYDAEGADELTFLDITASSGNRETTYDVVRRTAEQVFIPLTVGGGVRTPEDVDKLLRAGADKVGVNTAAIARPELIKEIAERFGSQVLVLSVDARRTPSGSFEVTTHGGRKGTGIDAIEWAHRAAELGAGEILLNSMDADGTKDGYDLEMIAAVRGHVTVPVIASGGAGRLADFPPAVEAGADAVLAASVFHFGDLRIGEVKDALRRAGHPVR; this is encoded by the coding sequence ATGACCCTGGCGGTGCGAGTCATCCCCTGCCTGGACGTGGACAACGGCCGGGTCGTCAAGGGCGTCAACTTCCAGAACCTGCGCGACGCGGGCGACCCCGTCGAGATGGCCAAGGTCTACGACGCCGAGGGCGCCGACGAGCTGACGTTCCTGGACATCACCGCCTCGTCGGGCAACCGCGAGACCACGTACGACGTGGTGCGCCGCACCGCCGAACAGGTGTTCATCCCGCTCACCGTCGGCGGCGGGGTGCGTACGCCCGAGGACGTCGACAAGCTGCTGCGGGCGGGCGCCGACAAGGTCGGCGTGAACACTGCGGCGATCGCCCGCCCGGAGCTGATCAAGGAGATCGCCGAGCGGTTCGGCAGCCAGGTGCTGGTGCTGTCGGTGGACGCCCGGCGGACCCCTTCGGGGAGCTTCGAGGTGACCACTCACGGCGGTCGCAAGGGCACCGGCATCGACGCGATCGAGTGGGCGCACCGGGCGGCCGAGCTGGGCGCGGGCGAGATCCTGCTCAACTCGATGGACGCCGACGGCACCAAGGACGGCTACGACCTGGAGATGATCGCCGCCGTGCGGGGGCACGTGACGGTCCCGGTGATCGCCTCCGGCGGCGCCGGCCGGCTCGCCGACTTCCCGCCGGCCGTCGAGGCGGGTGCGGACGCGGTGCTGGCCGCGTCGGTGTTCCACTTCGGGGACCTGCGGATCGGGGAAGTGAAGGACGCCCTGCGGCGCGCGGGGCACCCGGTGCGATGA
- a CDS encoding RidA family protein, translated as MSDVRRLATGAPWEETFGYSRAVELPNGLVLVSGCTSIVDGEIAGGGPYEQTVNAFNVAFAALEQLGLGRDDVVRTRMYITHARDVDDVGRAHKELFDSVRPAASMIIVSGFVDPSLVVEVEVEAFRGVQS; from the coding sequence GTGAGCGACGTACGACGCCTCGCGACGGGCGCGCCCTGGGAGGAGACCTTCGGCTACTCCCGCGCGGTCGAGCTGCCGAACGGGCTGGTGCTGGTCTCCGGCTGCACGTCGATAGTGGACGGTGAGATCGCCGGGGGCGGCCCCTACGAGCAGACGGTCAACGCCTTCAACGTCGCGTTCGCGGCGCTGGAGCAACTGGGTCTCGGGCGTGACGACGTGGTGCGGACGCGCATGTACATCACCCACGCGCGGGACGTGGACGACGTCGGACGCGCCCACAAGGAGCTGTTCGACTCCGTCCGGCCCGCCGCATCCATGATCATCGTCTCCGGCTTCGTGGACCCGAGTCTGGTCGTCGAGGTCGAGGTGGAGGCGTTCCGAGGGGTGCAGTCATGA
- the priA gene encoding bifunctional 1-(5-phosphoribosyl)-5-((5-phosphoribosylamino)methylideneamino)imidazole-4-carboxamide isomerase/phosphoribosylanthranilate isomerase PriA: protein MSKLELLPAVDVRDGQAVRLVHGESGTETSYGSPLEAALAWQRSGAEWLHLVDLDAAFGTGDNRALIAEVAERMKELHIKVELSGGIRDDDTLAAALATGCTRVNLGTAALETPEWVAKVIAEHGDKIAVGLDVRGTTLRGRGWTRDGGDLYETLERLDKEGCARYVVTDIAKDGTLQGPNLELLKNVCAATDRPIVASGGVSSLDDLRAIAELVPLGVEGSIVGKALYAKAFTLEEALEAVAR, encoded by the coding sequence GTGAGCAAGCTCGAACTCCTCCCCGCCGTCGACGTCCGCGACGGCCAGGCCGTCCGCCTCGTGCACGGCGAGTCGGGCACGGAGACTTCTTACGGTTCGCCCCTCGAGGCCGCCCTCGCCTGGCAGCGCTCGGGCGCCGAGTGGCTGCACCTGGTCGACCTGGACGCCGCGTTCGGCACCGGCGACAACCGCGCGCTGATCGCCGAGGTGGCCGAACGCATGAAAGAACTGCACATCAAGGTGGAGCTGTCCGGCGGCATCCGCGACGACGACACCCTCGCCGCCGCCCTGGCCACCGGCTGCACCCGGGTGAACCTGGGCACGGCCGCCCTGGAGACGCCCGAGTGGGTCGCCAAGGTCATCGCCGAGCACGGCGACAAGATCGCTGTCGGCCTCGACGTCCGCGGCACGACCCTGCGCGGCCGTGGCTGGACCCGGGACGGCGGTGACCTCTACGAGACGCTGGAGCGCCTCGACAAGGAGGGCTGCGCGCGGTACGTCGTCACCGACATCGCCAAGGACGGCACGCTCCAGGGCCCGAACCTGGAGCTGCTGAAGAACGTGTGCGCGGCGACGGACCGGCCCATCGTGGCGTCGGGCGGCGTGTCGTCCCTCGACGACCTGCGGGCCATCGCCGAACTGGTGCCCCTCGGCGTCGAGGGCTCCATCGTCGGGAAGGCCCTGTACGCCAAGGCGTTCACCTTGGAAGAGGCCCTGGAAGCGGTGGCCCGGTGA
- the hisH gene encoding imidazole glycerol phosphate synthase subunit HisH — MELTGAAKKVVVFDYGFGNVRSAERALARTGAEVEITRDFDTAMNADGLLVPGVGAFAACMKGLKEARGDWIIGRRLSGGRPVMGICVGMQILFARGIEHGVETEGLDEWPGAVEPLQAEIVPHMGWNTVDAPADSELFAGLDADARFYFVHSYAVHDWSLDVHNPLMHAPKVTWSTHGKPFVAAVENGALWATQFHPEKSGDAGAQLLTNWIGTL; from the coding sequence GTGGAATTGACCGGCGCAGCCAAGAAGGTCGTCGTCTTCGACTACGGCTTCGGCAACGTCCGCTCCGCCGAGCGTGCTCTTGCGCGCACCGGGGCGGAGGTCGAGATAACGCGTGACTTCGACACGGCCATGAACGCCGACGGGCTGCTGGTGCCCGGCGTCGGTGCCTTCGCCGCCTGTATGAAGGGCCTGAAGGAGGCTCGCGGCGACTGGATCATCGGCCGTCGGCTGTCCGGCGGACGCCCGGTGATGGGTATCTGTGTCGGCATGCAGATCCTGTTCGCGCGCGGCATCGAGCACGGCGTGGAGACCGAGGGCCTGGACGAGTGGCCCGGCGCGGTCGAGCCGCTCCAGGCCGAGATCGTGCCCCACATGGGCTGGAACACCGTGGACGCCCCGGCCGACTCCGAGCTGTTCGCCGGCCTGGACGCGGACGCGCGCTTCTACTTCGTGCACTCCTACGCCGTCCACGACTGGTCCCTGGACGTGCACAACCCGCTGATGCACGCTCCGAAGGTGACCTGGTCGACACACGGCAAGCCGTTCGTGGCCGCCGTGGAGAACGGCGCCCTGTGGGCCACGCAGTTCCACCCCGAGAAGTCCGGCGACGCCGGAGCCCAGCTCCTCACCAACTGGATCGGAACCCTGTGA
- the hisB gene encoding imidazoleglycerol-phosphate dehydratase HisB: protein MSRVGRIERTTKETSVLVEINLDGTGKVDVSTGVGFYDHMLDQLGRHGLFDLTVKTDGDLHIDSHHTIEDTALALGAAFKQALGDKVGIYRFGNCTVPLDESLAQVTVDLSGRPYLVHTEPENMAPMIGEYDTTMTRHILESFVAQAQIALHVHVPYGRNAHHIVECQFKALARALRYASERDPRAAGILPSTKGAL from the coding sequence ATGAGCCGCGTAGGACGTATAGAGCGGACGACGAAGGAGACCTCGGTCCTCGTCGAGATCAACCTCGACGGCACCGGCAAGGTCGACGTGTCGACCGGTGTCGGCTTCTACGACCACATGCTCGACCAGCTCGGCCGGCACGGTCTGTTCGACCTGACCGTGAAGACCGACGGCGACCTGCACATCGACTCGCACCACACCATCGAGGACACCGCCCTCGCGCTCGGCGCCGCCTTCAAGCAGGCCCTCGGCGACAAGGTGGGCATCTACCGCTTCGGCAACTGCACCGTCCCGCTGGACGAGTCCCTCGCCCAGGTGACCGTCGACCTCTCCGGCCGCCCGTATCTCGTGCACACCGAGCCCGAGAACATGGCGCCGATGATCGGCGAGTACGACACCACGATGACCCGGCACATCCTGGAGTCCTTCGTCGCCCAGGCGCAGATCGCGCTGCACGTGCACGTGCCGTACGGGCGCAACGCGCACCACATCGTGGAGTGCCAGTTCAAGGCGCTCGCCCGGGCCCTGCGCTACGCCTCCGAGCGTGACCCGCGCGCGGCCGGCATCCTCCCCTCCACGAAGGGCGCGCTGTAA
- a CDS encoding histidinol-phosphate transaminase, with protein MSFGIDDLPVRDELRGESPYGAPQLDVPVRLNTNENPYPLPEPLVERIVERVREAARNLNRYPDRDAVELRTRLAKYLTDTAGYEVGLANVWAANGSNEVIQQLLQTFGGPGRTAIGFEPSYSMHGLIARGTGTGWISGPRGEDFTIDLVAAEKAIAEHRPDVVFITTPNNPTGTAVPAETVLALYEAAQAAGPSMVFVDEAYIEFSHGDSLLPLLEGRPNLVVSRTMSKAFGAAGLRLGYLAAHPAVVDAVQLVRLPYHLSAVTQATALAALEHTDTLLKYVEQLKSERDRLVSELLAIGYEVTASDANFVQFGRFADAHAVWQQILDRGVLVRDNGVPGWLRVTAGTPEENDAFLDAVREVKKEQSA; from the coding sequence GTGAGCTTCGGAATCGACGATCTCCCCGTACGGGACGAGCTGCGCGGCGAGTCCCCCTACGGCGCGCCCCAGCTGGACGTCCCCGTACGGCTGAACACCAACGAGAACCCCTACCCGCTGCCCGAGCCGCTGGTCGAGCGGATCGTGGAGCGGGTGCGCGAGGCGGCCCGCAACCTCAACCGCTACCCCGACCGGGACGCGGTGGAGCTGCGCACGCGGCTCGCGAAGTACCTGACGGACACCGCCGGGTACGAGGTCGGGCTCGCCAACGTCTGGGCCGCCAACGGCTCCAACGAGGTCATCCAGCAGCTGCTGCAGACCTTCGGCGGACCCGGCCGGACGGCGATCGGCTTCGAGCCGTCGTACTCGATGCACGGGCTCATCGCGCGCGGCACGGGCACCGGATGGATCTCGGGTCCCCGGGGCGAGGACTTCACCATCGACCTCGTGGCGGCCGAGAAGGCCATCGCCGAGCACCGGCCCGACGTCGTCTTCATCACCACCCCCAACAACCCCACCGGCACCGCGGTCCCGGCCGAGACGGTCCTCGCGCTGTACGAGGCCGCGCAGGCCGCGGGGCCGTCGATGGTCTTCGTCGACGAGGCGTACATCGAGTTCAGCCACGGCGACTCGCTGCTGCCGCTGCTCGAAGGTCGGCCGAATCTCGTCGTCTCGCGGACGATGTCGAAGGCCTTCGGCGCGGCCGGCCTGCGCCTCGGCTACCTCGCCGCGCACCCGGCGGTCGTGGACGCCGTCCAGCTCGTCCGGCTGCCGTACCACCTGTCGGCCGTCACCCAGGCGACCGCGCTGGCCGCCCTGGAGCACACCGACACGCTGCTGAAGTACGTCGAGCAGCTGAAGTCGGAGCGGGACCGGCTGGTGAGCGAGCTGCTTGCGATCGGTTACGAGGTCACGGCGTCCGACGCCAACTTCGTGCAGTTCGGGCGGTTCGCCGACGCCCACGCCGTCTGGCAGCAGATCCTCGACCGGGGAGTCCTGGTCCGGGACAACGGCGTACCGGGCTGGCTGCGGGTCACCGCCGGAACCCCCGAAGAGAACGACGCGTTCCTCGACGCGGTCCGTGAAGTGAAGAAGGAGCAGAGCGCATGA
- the hisD gene encoding histidinol dehydrogenase, producing the protein MISRIDLRGDALPEGPALRDLLPRADFDVSAALEKVRPICEAVHHRGDAALIDFAEKFDGVRLESVRVPARAIADALEQLDPAVRAALEESIRRARLVHREQRRTTHTTQVVPGGSVTEKWLPVERVGLYAPGGRSVYPSSVVMNVVPAQEAGVESIALASPAQAEFGGLPHPTILAACALLGVDEVYAAGGATAVAMFAYGTESCAPANMVTGPGNIWVAAAKRYFTGKIGIDAEAGPTEIAVLADSTADPVHVAADLISQAEHDPLAAAVLVTDSVELADAVEKELEPQVAATKHIDDRIVPALEGRQSAIVLVDGIDEGLRVVDAYGAEHLEIQTADAAAVADRVKNAGAIFIGPWAPVSLGDYAAGSNHVLPTGGCACHSSGLSVQSFLRGIHIVDYTKDALAEVAHHVVTLAEAEDLPAHGAAIKARFDWKVPTSK; encoded by the coding sequence GTGATCTCCCGAATCGATCTGCGCGGCGATGCCCTCCCCGAGGGCCCCGCCCTGCGCGACCTGCTGCCCCGAGCCGACTTCGACGTCTCGGCCGCCCTGGAGAAGGTGCGCCCGATCTGCGAGGCCGTGCATCATCGGGGCGACGCGGCGCTGATCGACTTCGCCGAGAAGTTCGACGGGGTGCGGCTGGAATCCGTACGGGTCCCGGCCCGGGCCATCGCCGACGCGCTGGAGCAGCTCGACCCGGCGGTGCGCGCGGCCCTGGAGGAGTCCATCCGCCGCGCCCGTCTCGTCCACCGCGAGCAGCGCCGGACGACGCACACGACCCAGGTCGTGCCCGGCGGCTCCGTGACCGAGAAGTGGCTGCCGGTCGAGCGGGTCGGGCTGTACGCGCCCGGCGGGCGCTCGGTCTATCCGTCCTCCGTGGTCATGAACGTCGTACCGGCCCAGGAGGCCGGCGTCGAGTCGATCGCGCTCGCCTCTCCGGCGCAGGCCGAGTTCGGCGGCCTTCCGCACCCGACGATCCTCGCCGCGTGCGCGCTGCTCGGCGTCGACGAGGTGTACGCCGCCGGGGGTGCGACCGCCGTCGCGATGTTCGCCTACGGCACCGAGTCCTGCGCGCCCGCCAACATGGTCACCGGCCCCGGCAACATCTGGGTCGCCGCCGCCAAGCGGTACTTCACCGGCAAGATCGGCATCGACGCCGAGGCCGGCCCGACCGAGATCGCGGTCCTCGCGGACTCCACCGCCGACCCGGTGCACGTCGCCGCCGACCTGATCAGCCAGGCCGAGCACGACCCGCTGGCGGCAGCGGTGCTGGTCACCGACTCCGTCGAGCTGGCGGACGCGGTCGAGAAGGAGCTGGAGCCGCAGGTCGCGGCGACCAAGCACATCGACGACCGGATCGTCCCGGCCCTCGAGGGCCGGCAGTCGGCGATCGTGCTCGTCGACGGGATCGACGAGGGCCTGCGGGTCGTCGACGCGTACGGCGCCGAGCACCTGGAGATCCAGACGGCCGACGCCGCCGCCGTGGCCGACCGGGTCAAGAACGCGGGCGCGATCTTCATCGGGCCCTGGGCGCCGGTGTCCCTGGGCGACTACGCGGCCGGGTCCAACCACGTGCTCCCGACGGGCGGCTGCGCCTGCCACTCCTCCGGGCTGTCCGTTCAGTCCTTCCTCAGGGGCATCCACATCGTCGACTACACGAAGGACGCGCTGGCCGAGGTCGCGCACCACGTGGTGACGCTGGCGGAGGCGGAGGACCTGCCGGCCCACGGGGCGGCGATCAAGGCGCGGTTCGACTGGAAGGTACCGACGAGCAAGTGA
- a CDS encoding oxidoreductase, with product MTEGAGIRTGDAAGDLPDDLTAAEAGMWQAFRNGSVYDLSSGDTVVDDPHGGHPWGEARTVRARIVAWLLLAGPPALAGRVSSLKLVGVRISDTLDLAGGTVVPYVEMKRCRFEREVLVPEARFTTLRMVDCSVPRLEAARVHTEGDLHLPRCRFHNGVRLTDAHIGTDLLLNQAIVYRDRSGRSIAADGLTVGQDLQAELLESHGELSLRSAKIGVSLSLRGARLTNPYTRLALNAPQLTVERSLYLTPAGVGGQALSGTTPARGTRIQRFECRGGVRLDDGRFGDAVDLERARFTFTEDQELSLRRVQTPELRFLGERPSRGKVVLSGARVINLVDRASAWPGPGNLHMGGFAYENLVPQGPFPLAERLRWVAASTAEYAPEPYERLASVLRAGGEDEDAREVLLAKQRRRRETLPPAAKLLGYVQDWTVAYGYRPGRAAVWMAVLWAASSLAFAHAPHPPVDRDGHPPWNPALFALDLLLPVIDLGQVGQWQLRGGWQWLSAALILLGWILATTVAAGATRLLRRG from the coding sequence GTGACCGAAGGGGCGGGCATCCGTACGGGGGACGCCGCCGGGGATCTGCCGGACGACCTGACCGCAGCGGAGGCCGGGATGTGGCAGGCCTTCCGCAACGGCAGCGTGTACGACCTGAGCAGCGGGGACACGGTCGTCGACGACCCGCACGGCGGGCATCCGTGGGGCGAGGCGCGGACCGTGCGGGCGCGGATCGTCGCCTGGCTGCTGCTGGCCGGGCCGCCCGCGCTCGCCGGGCGGGTGTCCTCGCTGAAGCTGGTCGGCGTGCGGATCAGCGACACCCTGGACCTCGCGGGCGGCACGGTCGTGCCGTACGTGGAGATGAAGCGCTGCCGCTTCGAGCGGGAGGTGCTGGTGCCGGAGGCGCGGTTCACGACCCTGCGGATGGTGGACTGCTCGGTGCCGCGCCTGGAGGCGGCCCGGGTGCACACCGAGGGCGATCTGCACCTGCCCCGCTGCCGCTTCCACAACGGTGTCCGGCTCACCGACGCGCACATCGGCACGGACCTGCTGCTCAACCAGGCGATCGTCTACCGCGACCGCTCCGGCCGCTCGATCGCCGCCGACGGCTTGACGGTCGGCCAGGACCTCCAGGCGGAGCTGCTGGAGTCGCACGGCGAGCTGAGTCTGCGCAGCGCCAAGATCGGCGTGTCGCTGAGCCTGCGCGGGGCACGGCTGACCAACCCGTACACCCGGCTCGCGCTGAACGCGCCCCAGCTGACCGTGGAACGCTCGCTGTACCTGACCCCGGCCGGCGTCGGCGGCCAGGCGCTGAGCGGCACGACCCCCGCGCGCGGGACGCGCATCCAGCGCTTCGAGTGCCGGGGCGGGGTCCGTCTGGACGACGGGCGGTTCGGGGACGCCGTGGACCTGGAGCGGGCCCGGTTCACCTTCACGGAGGACCAGGAGCTGTCGCTGCGCCGGGTGCAGACGCCCGAGCTGCGCTTCCTCGGGGAGCGGCCGAGCCGCGGCAAGGTGGTGCTGTCGGGCGCCCGGGTGATCAACCTGGTGGACCGGGCGAGCGCCTGGCCGGGCCCCGGCAATCTGCACATGGGCGGCTTCGCGTACGAGAACCTGGTGCCGCAGGGCCCGTTCCCGCTCGCCGAGCGGCTGCGCTGGGTGGCCGCGTCGACCGCCGAGTACGCCCCGGAGCCGTACGAGCGGCTGGCGAGCGTGCTGCGGGCCGGCGGGGAGGACGAGGACGCCCGCGAGGTGCTGCTGGCCAAGCAGCGCCGCCGCCGCGAGACCCTCCCGCCGGCCGCGAAGCTCCTGGGATACGTACAGGACTGGACGGTCGCCTACGGGTACCGGCCGGGCCGTGCGGCGGTGTGGATGGCGGTGCTGTGGGCGGCGAGTTCCCTGGCCTTCGCGCACGCGCCGCATCCGCCCGTCGACCGCGACGGGCACCCGCCCTGGAACCCTGCCCTCTTCGCCCTCGACCTGCTGCTGCCGGTCATCGACCTGGGGCAGGTCGGCCAGTGGCAGCTGCGCGGCGGCTGGCAGTGGCTGTCGGCGGCGCTGATCCTGCTCGGCTGGATCCTGGCGACGACGGTGGCGGCGGGAGCGACGCGGCTGCTGCGCCGGGGCTGA
- a CDS encoding LON peptidase substrate-binding domain-containing protein — translation MTTVRLPLFPLNSVLFPGLVLPLNVFEERYRAMMRDLLKTPEDASRRFAVVAIRDGHEVAPSAPGLPDQTALPERGPAAGFGDDPVKALHGVGCVADAATIRERADGTFEVLATGTTRVKLLSVDASGPFLTAELQELPEDPGDEAGALAEGVLRAFRQYQKRLAGARERSLATGAELPDDPSVVSYLVAAAMMLDTPAKQRLLQAPDTASRLRDELKLLRAETAIIRSLPSLPASDLTRGPTSLN, via the coding sequence GTGACCACCGTCCGCCTGCCGCTCTTCCCCCTGAACTCGGTGTTGTTCCCGGGACTCGTCCTCCCGCTCAACGTCTTCGAGGAGCGCTATCGCGCCATGATGCGCGATCTGCTGAAGACCCCAGAGGACGCATCGCGCCGGTTCGCCGTCGTCGCCATCCGCGACGGCCACGAGGTGGCGCCCAGCGCCCCGGGGCTGCCCGACCAGACGGCGCTGCCCGAGCGCGGCCCCGCCGCCGGCTTCGGAGACGACCCGGTCAAGGCGTTGCACGGCGTCGGCTGCGTGGCCGACGCGGCGACGATCCGCGAGCGGGCCGACGGCACCTTCGAGGTGCTGGCGACGGGCACGACCCGCGTGAAGCTGCTGTCGGTGGACGCCTCGGGCCCGTTCCTGACGGCCGAGCTCCAGGAGCTGCCGGAGGACCCGGGCGACGAGGCGGGCGCCCTCGCCGAGGGCGTGCTGCGGGCCTTCCGCCAGTACCAGAAGCGCCTGGCGGGCGCCCGCGAACGCTCCCTGGCCACGGGCGCGGAACTCCCCGACGACCCCTCGGTCGTGTCGTACCTGGTGGCGGCCGCGATGATGCTGGACACCCCCGCCAAGCAGCGCCTCCTCCAGGCCCCCGACACGGCCTCCCGTCTGCGGGACGAGCTGAAACTGCTTCGCGCGGAGACGGCGATCATCCGTAGCCTGCCCTCGCTGCCCGCGTCGGACCTGACGCGCGGCCCGACGAGTCTCAACTGA
- the ybaK gene encoding Cys-tRNA(Pro) deacylase, translating into MAKKSKKQQSAGTPATVTLTAAGVDFTVHAYDHDPSHPSYGEEAAEAMGVSPDRVFKTLVADVDGTLTVAVVPVAGSLDLKALASAVGGKRAAMADPTLAERTTGYVRGGISPLGQRKKLPTVLDDSATTHPTICVSAGRRGLEVELSPTDLAKLTEAVLAPIGRG; encoded by the coding sequence ATGGCGAAGAAGTCGAAGAAGCAGCAGTCCGCAGGCACGCCCGCGACGGTGACCCTGACGGCGGCGGGCGTGGACTTCACGGTCCACGCCTACGACCACGACCCGAGCCACCCGTCCTACGGCGAGGAAGCGGCCGAGGCGATGGGCGTCTCCCCCGACCGGGTCTTCAAGACCCTGGTCGCGGACGTGGACGGCACCCTGACGGTGGCGGTGGTCCCGGTGGCGGGCTCCCTGGACCTGAAGGCCCTGGCATCGGCGGTGGGCGGCAAACGAGCGGCGATGGCCGACCCGACGCTTGCGGAACGCACCACGGGCTACGTCCGGGGCGGCATCTCCCCCCTCGGCCAGCGCAAGAAACTCCCCACGGTCCTGGACGACTCGGCGACGACCCACCCCACGATCTGCGTCTCGGCGGGCCGGAGAGGCCTGGAGGTGGAACTGTCCCCGACGGACCTGGCCAAGCTGACGGAAGCGGTACTGGCACCGATCGGCCGAGGATGA
- a CDS encoding DUF2567 domain-containing protein, with protein sequence MTAPLTPPPPPHEPSPREPSPHEAWPPSPGGYAGAAAAPHDVSYGQDGPGMKTELREAAVITVAVALAGALLGPLWVWLAPKVPLVGDLVEGNWVVYFKDTEGEQAIGVDGTFTLLALAFGAVGALAVFAWRRRGGVPLVVALALGGFLGSLLAWRLGVWLGPESDVIAHARSAGKGVTFSAPLKLGAKGALLAWSLAGLLVHLGLTALFGPRDPDPYQPQGPVPKDGYGAPLA encoded by the coding sequence GTGACCGCACCGCTGACTCCGCCTCCGCCGCCGCACGAACCGTCCCCGCGCGAACCCTCTCCGCACGAGGCCTGGCCGCCGTCGCCCGGAGGGTACGCGGGGGCGGCCGCCGCGCCCCACGACGTGTCGTACGGACAGGACGGGCCCGGGATGAAGACCGAACTGCGGGAAGCCGCCGTGATCACGGTGGCGGTCGCGCTCGCCGGGGCGCTGCTGGGGCCGCTGTGGGTGTGGCTCGCGCCGAAGGTGCCGCTGGTGGGTGACCTGGTGGAAGGCAACTGGGTCGTCTACTTCAAGGACACCGAGGGGGAGCAGGCGATCGGGGTGGACGGAACGTTCACGCTGTTGGCCCTGGCGTTCGGTGCCGTGGGCGCGCTGGCGGTGTTCGCCTGGCGGCGGCGTGGGGGAGTGCCGCTGGTCGTCGCTCTCGCTCTCGGGGGGTTCCTCGGGTCGTTGCTGGCGTGGCGGCTGGGGGTGTGGCTCGGGCCCGAGTCCGATGTGATCGCGCATGCGCGGTCCGCGGGCAAGGGGGTGACGTTCTCGGCGCCGTTGAAGCTCGGTGCGAAGGGGGCGTTGCTGGCGTGGTCGTTGGCCGGGTTGCTGGTGCATCTGGGGCTCACGGCCTTGTTCGGGCCTCGGGATCCTGATCCGTATCAGCCGCAGGGGCCGGTGCCGAAGGACGGATACGGGGCGCCCCTGGCGTAG